The proteins below come from a single Staphylococcus sp. MI 10-1553 genomic window:
- the manA gene encoding mannose-6-phosphate isomerase, class I, producing MPLILEPVFQERIWGGTNLAQFGYDLPSDHTGEVWGISAHPHGANRILNGPFKGQTLDEVWENQPKLFGEFPTKKFPLLTKILDATEKLSVQVHPDDTYAYEHENGEYGKTECWYILDAKQGAEIIYGTHADSHEALNEMLERREFERLFKRVPVHKGDFFFVPAGTVHGIGDGIMILETQQSSDTTYRIYDYDRVDKEGKKRELHLEKCKDVIEIGDESPNVIPQMEVIENHKCTIFVQNHFFTVAKWEISGTLNYMKPREFVLVSVLKGQGQLISDGEIYDIQKGNHLILTAEDLDNVFEGDFTLMVSYV from the coding sequence ATGCCATTAATACTCGAACCTGTATTTCAGGAAAGAATTTGGGGTGGAACAAATCTCGCACAATTTGGTTATGATTTACCGAGTGACCATACCGGGGAAGTATGGGGAATTTCAGCTCATCCACATGGTGCGAATCGCATTTTAAATGGCCCTTTTAAAGGACAGACATTAGATGAGGTGTGGGAAAATCAACCGAAATTGTTCGGTGAATTTCCGACAAAGAAATTTCCGTTATTAACAAAAATATTAGATGCAACAGAGAAGTTATCTGTCCAAGTTCATCCAGATGATACGTACGCATACGAACATGAAAATGGAGAATATGGCAAAACGGAATGTTGGTATATTCTTGATGCCAAACAAGGTGCTGAAATTATTTATGGCACACACGCAGACTCGCACGAAGCATTAAATGAGATGCTGGAGCGCCGTGAATTTGAGCGTTTGTTTAAGCGTGTTCCTGTACATAAAGGTGATTTTTTCTTTGTACCTGCTGGAACGGTGCACGGTATTGGTGATGGGATTATGATTTTAGAGACGCAACAGTCATCGGATACCACTTATCGCATTTATGATTATGATCGCGTGGATAAAGAGGGAAAGAAGCGCGAACTACATCTTGAAAAATGTAAGGACGTCATTGAAATTGGTGATGAAAGTCCGAATGTCATTCCACAAATGGAAGTCATTGAAAATCACAAATGTACGATTTTTGTACAAAACCACTTTTTTACAGTAGCGAAATGGGAAATTAGTGGAACGTTGAATTATATGAAGCCTCGAGAGTTTGTATTAGTCTCTGTGCTTAAAGGACAAGGGCAACTCATTTCTGATGGCGAAATTTATGATATCCAAAAAGGGAATCATTTAATTTTAACAGCAGAAGATTTAGACAACGTATTTGAAGGCGACTTTACGCTTATGGTGAGTTACGTCTAA
- a CDS encoding type I toxin-antitoxin system Fst family toxin, whose amino-acid sequence MILIFVQIIAPIVTGCTIAYFAFWLNKRSRK is encoded by the coding sequence GTGATACTAATCTTCGTGCAAATCATAGCACCTATCGTCACTGGGTGCACTATTGCGTATTTTGCATTTTGGCTAAACAAACGCAGTAGAAAGTAA
- a CDS encoding FadR/GntR family transcriptional regulator — MKISNQKIYEQIADILIQQIEEGVLKEGDRLPSIQKLAAEYGVSNASIREALNALRIIGLIDIKHGYGTFVKQKQPLLFDFTSQALTQKRVREILELREVVEVATARLAALRRTEEDIQVMEVALDEMNRAIERHQSGEEADLKFHLAIAKASDNHLLYELLNNIADLIQQTMKGTRHIYIYSRQKTMEKLMEEHSVILEAIKNKDSVASANLMTAHLAEIRQTLVENYIVNEH, encoded by the coding sequence ATGAAGATTTCAAATCAAAAAATATATGAGCAAATTGCAGACATTTTAATCCAACAAATTGAAGAAGGCGTGTTAAAAGAGGGTGACCGCTTACCTTCAATACAAAAGTTGGCGGCTGAATATGGGGTGAGTAATGCGTCGATACGTGAAGCGCTGAATGCATTGCGAATCATCGGACTCATCGATATTAAACATGGGTATGGCACTTTCGTTAAGCAAAAGCAGCCACTACTTTTTGACTTTACCTCGCAAGCACTCACACAAAAAAGAGTGCGAGAAATATTAGAATTGCGCGAAGTGGTGGAAGTTGCGACAGCGAGATTGGCCGCTTTAAGACGAACAGAAGAAGACATTCAAGTGATGGAAGTAGCTTTAGATGAGATGAATAGGGCAATTGAACGCCATCAATCTGGAGAAGAAGCGGATTTGAAATTTCATCTCGCCATCGCGAAAGCGTCGGATAATCATTTGTTGTATGAGTTGTTGAATAATATCGCGGACTTGATTCAACAGACGATGAAAGGGACGCGACACATATATATTTACAGTCGACAAAAGACGATGGAAAAATTAATGGAAGAACATAGTGTCATTTTAGAAGCAATTAAAAATAAAGACAGTGTGGCATCTGCAAACTTGATGACGGCACACTTAGCTGAAATTCGTCAAACGCTCGTTGAAAACTATATCGTGAATGAGCATTAA
- a CDS encoding EVE domain-containing protein, which produces MTAETNYFWLNCGYNRWNHNEPLVGQKTVFESGAQFNPTQGFRAFKQAKVGDRVIFYQVQTDAGLLGWGEITNVQTGAQNKIHVEFKFVETFKALTTDYLKRSEPLEFRMNNMKETLFNKISYDEFELIKGLGSGDISIPRYFFMAETENFEPDETYTIYTHTINGIKRNGYHHYTQLEVGDQIVIYNRFSNQSVIGRAEVAHHIHTRPPEAGRTNSTAIEICYIEDIPPVSLMTLNKHPKLKNLYFLQENAKQAIASLTPTQFDAIMEMSENDGLKGQFEAVTHTEEGQQGDDIKPFILLLAHDKEEGLTSAITLVEKANATPVITVGHPDFSEEMLYGRYLPNEAGALYYREGFITELMPKTDRQFLVMDQFERLDVDIFQTYINVLEGHEVTLPRYNKNGTMVKWSREKDSFYRFNPHWHIIGVTYLTPQEVKAKYPSQFLKYTRIVQVKH; this is translated from the coding sequence ATGACAGCAGAAACGAATTATTTTTGGCTGAATTGTGGTTATAATCGATGGAATCACAATGAACCACTCGTTGGGCAAAAAACAGTATTTGAATCAGGAGCACAGTTTAATCCAACACAAGGGTTTCGTGCTTTTAAACAAGCCAAAGTCGGTGATAGAGTCATCTTCTACCAGGTGCAAACAGATGCCGGTTTACTCGGTTGGGGTGAGATTACCAATGTTCAGACAGGTGCACAAAATAAAATACATGTTGAGTTCAAATTTGTTGAAACGTTTAAAGCATTAACGACAGATTATCTAAAAAGAAGTGAACCGCTAGAATTTCGTATGAACAATATGAAAGAAACATTGTTCAATAAGATTTCTTATGACGAATTCGAATTGATTAAAGGGCTAGGGAGTGGTGACATTTCTATTCCACGATACTTTTTTATGGCGGAAACTGAAAACTTTGAGCCCGATGAAACGTATACGATTTATACACATACGATTAATGGGATTAAAAGAAATGGCTATCATCATTATACACAATTAGAAGTCGGTGATCAGATTGTTATCTACAACCGTTTTTCTAATCAATCTGTCATTGGTCGTGCAGAAGTCGCACATCATATTCATACAAGACCACCAGAAGCAGGAAGAACGAACAGTACAGCGATTGAAATTTGTTACATAGAAGATATTCCGCCTGTCAGTTTGATGACATTAAACAAGCATCCTAAACTTAAAAACCTGTACTTCCTACAAGAAAATGCGAAACAAGCCATTGCAAGTCTAACACCTACGCAATTCGATGCGATTATGGAAATGAGCGAAAATGATGGCTTAAAAGGGCAATTTGAAGCTGTGACACATACAGAGGAAGGCCAACAAGGTGATGACATTAAACCGTTCATTTTATTATTAGCGCATGATAAAGAAGAAGGTTTAACATCAGCTATAACACTTGTTGAAAAAGCCAACGCCACGCCAGTCATTACAGTCGGACACCCTGACTTTTCTGAAGAGATGTTGTATGGAAGATATTTACCTAATGAAGCAGGCGCATTGTACTATAGAGAAGGTTTTATTACAGAGCTCATGCCTAAAACAGATCGCCAATTTTTAGTCATGGATCAGTTCGAACGTCTCGATGTCGATATTTTTCAAACGTACATTAACGTCTTAGAGGGTCATGAAGTGACGTTACCACGTTATAACAAAAATGGCACGATGGTGAAATGGAGTAGGGAAAAAGACTCATTTTATCGATTTAACCCGCATTGGCATATTATAGGGGTAACCTATTTAACGCCACAAGAAGTAAAAGCGAAATATCCGTCTCAGTTTTTGAAATATACACGTATTGTACAAGTGAAGCATTAG
- the glmS gene encoding glutamine--fructose-6-phosphate transaminase (isomerizing) → MCGIVGYIGYQNSKEILLKGLEKLEYRGYDSAGIATRNGNEVTVTKAKGRIAELRREADNEIDGQTGIGHTRWATHGIPNYENSHPHQSTSERFTLVHNGVIENYEELKETYIPNVTLASDTDTEVIVQLVEHFSETGLSTEAAFTKVVSLLHGSYALGLLDREDSETIYVAKNKSPLLVGIGEKFNVIASDALAMIQVTSEYKELKDQEIVLVKRDDVVIKNLNGEVVKRESYIAEIDASDAEKGIYEHYMLKEIHEQPAVMRRIIQEYQDDQGELKIDPEIVKDVKEADRIYIIAAGTSYHAGLVGKEYIEKWAGIPTEVHVASEFVYNLPLLSEKPLFIYISQSGETADSRAVLVETTKLGHKSLTITNVAGSTLSREADHTLLLHAGPEIAVASTKAYTAQIAVLSILSQVVATERGRKADIDLLRELAKVTAAIETIVDDAPKMEQIATDFLETTRNAFFIGRTIDYNVSLEGALKLKEISYIQAEGFAGGELKHGTIALIEEGTPIVALATQEGVNLSIRGNVKEVVARGAHPCIIAMEGLEKPGDTYVIPHVHELLTPLVSVVTLQLISYYAALHRGLDVDKPRNLAKSVTVE, encoded by the coding sequence ATGTGCGGAATTGTTGGTTATATTGGATATCAAAATTCAAAAGAGATTTTATTAAAAGGTTTAGAAAAGTTAGAGTATCGTGGTTATGACTCAGCAGGGATTGCAACACGCAATGGCAATGAAGTAACTGTCACAAAAGCGAAAGGGCGTATTGCTGAATTGCGCCGTGAAGCAGACAACGAGATTGATGGTCAAACAGGTATCGGTCATACACGTTGGGCAACACACGGTATTCCTAACTATGAAAATTCACATCCACACCAGTCAACAAGCGAACGTTTTACATTAGTACACAACGGTGTGATTGAAAACTATGAAGAATTAAAAGAAACGTATATCCCAAATGTGACACTTGCATCAGATACAGATACTGAAGTTATCGTACAATTAGTTGAGCATTTTTCAGAAACAGGTTTATCAACTGAAGCAGCATTCACAAAAGTGGTGAGTTTATTACACGGTTCATACGCATTAGGTTTATTAGACCGCGAAGATAGCGAAACAATTTATGTCGCTAAAAACAAATCGCCATTGTTAGTAGGTATCGGTGAAAAATTCAACGTTATCGCTTCAGATGCATTAGCGATGATTCAAGTCACAAGCGAGTATAAAGAGTTGAAAGACCAAGAAATCGTACTTGTTAAACGTGATGATGTCGTCATTAAAAACTTAAACGGTGAAGTCGTTAAACGTGAAAGCTACATTGCTGAAATCGACGCTTCAGATGCTGAAAAAGGCATTTACGAACACTATATGTTAAAAGAAATTCACGAACAACCTGCCGTGATGCGTCGTATTATTCAAGAATATCAAGACGATCAAGGTGAGTTGAAAATCGACCCTGAAATTGTGAAAGATGTGAAAGAAGCTGATCGCATTTACATCATTGCAGCGGGTACAAGCTATCATGCAGGTTTAGTCGGTAAAGAATACATTGAAAAATGGGCAGGTATTCCGACAGAAGTACATGTGGCATCAGAATTTGTATACAACCTGCCATTATTATCTGAAAAACCATTGTTCATTTACATTTCTCAATCAGGAGAAACTGCGGACAGCCGTGCCGTATTAGTAGAAACAACAAAACTCGGTCACAAGTCACTGACAATTACAAACGTTGCAGGTTCAACATTGTCACGTGAAGCGGATCACACGTTATTGTTACATGCAGGTCCTGAGATTGCGGTAGCGTCAACTAAGGCTTATACAGCACAAATCGCGGTATTATCTATCCTTTCTCAAGTGGTAGCAACAGAGCGTGGTCGAAAAGCAGACATCGACTTATTACGTGAATTAGCCAAAGTAACAGCTGCGATTGAAACAATTGTAGACGATGCACCGAAAATGGAACAAATTGCGACAGACTTTTTAGAAACAACACGCAATGCATTCTTTATCGGACGTACAATCGACTATAATGTCAGCTTAGAAGGCGCATTGAAATTGAAAGAGATTTCATACATCCAAGCTGAAGGTTTTGCAGGTGGAGAACTAAAACACGGTACGATTGCATTAATTGAAGAAGGTACACCAATCGTAGCATTAGCGACACAAGAAGGCGTTAACCTTTCAATTCGTGGTAACGTGAAAGAAGTCGTTGCGCGTGGTGCACATCCATGTATCATCGCAATGGAAGGTCTCGAAAAACCAGGCGACACGTATGTGATTCCTCACGTACATGAGTTATTAACACCACTCGTATCTGTCGTAACATTACAATTGATTTCGTACTATGCCGCATTACACCGTGGCTTAGATGTGGATAAACCACGTAACTTAGCAAAATCAGTAACAGTGGAATAG
- a CDS encoding PTS mannitol transporter subunit IICB, producing the protein MANQEKTEQKPMKEQIQRRVQAFGSFLSSMIMPNIGAFIAWGLITALFIPDGWLPNEELAKMVDPMIKFLIPLLIAFSGGRLVHDLRGGIVGATATMGIIAAFPDTPMLIGAMIMGPLVGWLMKKVDQFLQPRTPNGLEMLFNNFSAGFLAFFMTIFGFKILGPIVEGLMKVLGAGVDFLVSHHLLPLVSIIIEPAKVVFLNNAINHGVLTPLASEQVSQAGRSILYTLESNPGPGLGILLAYMIFGKGTEKATSYGAAFIHFVGGIHEIYFPYVLARPLLIFAAMAGGMTGVATFSLFNFGLTGPASPGSILAYFAVTPKGSYWVMLLSIFLSTLVTFIVASAILKFSRASKTSLADATAKMEATKGKQSRVRDTFIQEDETATTDSATLAEEDPEALLDKYDTENVEAHDYSHINHIIFACDAGMGSSAMGASMLRKKFQKAGIENVEVTNTAINQLPNESQLVITQKTLTDRAIKQVPNAIHLSVDNFLNSPRYEALIKNIKEKENKE; encoded by the coding sequence ATGGCAAATCAAGAAAAAACAGAACAAAAGCCGATGAAAGAACAGATTCAACGTCGTGTTCAAGCATTCGGTTCATTTTTAAGTAGTATGATTATGCCGAATATCGGTGCGTTCATTGCTTGGGGTTTGATTACTGCATTATTCATTCCTGATGGCTGGCTTCCGAATGAGGAACTTGCCAAAATGGTCGACCCAATGATCAAGTTTTTAATTCCATTACTCATCGCTTTTAGTGGGGGGCGTCTTGTCCATGATTTACGTGGTGGGATTGTCGGTGCGACTGCAACAATGGGGATCATCGCTGCATTCCCAGATACACCTATGTTAATCGGTGCAATGATTATGGGGCCATTAGTCGGTTGGCTTATGAAAAAAGTGGATCAGTTTTTACAACCACGTACACCAAACGGCTTAGAAATGCTATTCAATAACTTCTCAGCAGGTTTCCTTGCATTCTTCATGACAATTTTCGGTTTCAAAATTTTAGGACCTATTGTTGAAGGTTTAATGAAAGTACTCGGTGCAGGTGTAGATTTCCTTGTATCACATCACTTGCTTCCACTTGTAAGTATCATTATTGAACCTGCAAAAGTTGTCTTTTTAAACAATGCGATTAACCATGGTGTCCTTACACCACTCGCATCAGAACAAGTGAGCCAAGCGGGTCGTTCGATTCTTTACACATTAGAGTCTAACCCTGGTCCTGGTTTAGGTATTTTACTTGCTTATATGATTTTTGGTAAAGGTACTGAAAAAGCAACATCATACGGGGCAGCTTTCATCCATTTCGTTGGAGGTATTCATGAAATTTACTTCCCTTATGTTCTTGCACGTCCATTGTTGATCTTTGCAGCGATGGCTGGTGGTATGACAGGTGTTGCAACATTTAGCTTATTCAACTTTGGTTTAACAGGTCCAGCGTCACCAGGTTCAATCCTTGCTTACTTTGCAGTTACACCTAAAGGCAGTTATTGGGTGATGTTACTCAGTATTTTCTTATCAACATTAGTAACATTTATCGTCGCATCTGCCATTTTGAAATTTTCTAGAGCTTCTAAAACAAGTCTTGCTGATGCAACAGCGAAAATGGAAGCAACAAAAGGTAAACAATCTCGTGTTCGCGACACATTCATTCAAGAGGATGAAACAGCAACAACTGACAGCGCAACACTCGCTGAAGAAGATCCAGAAGCATTGTTAGACAAATATGACACTGAAAATGTTGAAGCACATGACTATAGCCATATCAATCACATCATTTTCGCTTGTGACGCAGGTATGGGCTCAAGTGCGATGGGTGCAAGTATGTTGCGTAAAAAATTCCAAAAAGCTGGTATCGAAAATGTAGAAGTGACAAACACAGCGATCAACCAACTTCCAAATGAGTCACAACTTGTCATTACTCAAAAAACATTGACAGACCGTGCGATTAAACAAGTACCTAACGCGATTCATCTTTCTGTAGACAATTTCTTAAACTCACCGCGCTATGAAGCGTTAATTAAAAACATTAAAGAAAAAGAGAATAAAGAATAA
- a CDS encoding ABC transporter ATP-binding protein: MLFSIQQGAKRKSGRTLLSDINWQVNEGECWLVYGLNGAGKTTLLNVINAYDFLTAGEIQLFGMVPGQRGYSAHHVREHIGYVSGSLRDRFSEGEIVRDVVLSGIFKSIGLYEQPTEAQVALAREMLALLNMESFEDQYFGLLSTGEQQRVLLARALMNQPPLLILDEPANGLDFVGREQLMATLSQIRQHFPQTAVIYVSHFIEEVTEDFTHALLLKRGTVQNQGRIDEVLTNHTLSQLFDIPVVLYQHHGRYQIVKV; encoded by the coding sequence ATGTTATTTTCGATTCAACAAGGTGCGAAACGTAAAAGTGGGCGAACGCTATTATCCGACATTAATTGGCAAGTGAACGAGGGAGAATGTTGGTTAGTTTACGGTTTAAACGGTGCGGGTAAGACGACATTACTGAATGTGATTAATGCTTATGACTTTTTAACAGCGGGTGAGATTCAATTGTTCGGTATGGTACCGGGTCAACGCGGCTATTCGGCACATCACGTTCGTGAACATATCGGTTATGTGTCAGGTTCATTAAGAGATCGCTTTTCAGAAGGTGAAATTGTACGAGATGTCGTGTTAAGTGGCATTTTCAAATCAATCGGACTCTATGAACAACCGACTGAGGCACAGGTCGCATTGGCACGAGAGATGTTGGCATTACTCAATATGGAAAGTTTCGAAGACCAATATTTCGGGTTATTATCTACAGGAGAGCAGCAACGTGTTTTATTAGCGCGTGCATTGATGAATCAACCGCCACTATTGATTTTAGACGAGCCAGCAAACGGTTTAGATTTTGTCGGACGAGAACAATTGATGGCAACTTTATCACAGATTCGTCAACATTTTCCACAAACGGCAGTCATTTATGTATCGCACTTTATTGAAGAAGTAACCGAAGATTTTACGCATGCACTGTTACTTAAACGAGGGACAGTACAAAATCAAGGGCGTATTGATGAAGTGTTAACAAATCATACATTGTCTCAACTTTTTGATATACCAGTCGTGTTGTATCAACATCATGGGCGATATCAAATTGTGAAAGTTTAG
- a CDS encoding lytic transglycosylase yields MFTFTKLFWHNTQNQKPKLFGIAFIGFAILLLLTILAMSPYNLLLQVWQMSMLTGQQNLTTLILMMVGAIILTICLFAMLIFPFFVGVISAIHHSILDTAKARWKDLFRAFRKGVWGKTVILGILTLLFIVVMAIIYVLVNAGMTFLIQQIFNWVSGTGLGQGVLQFIVSILIVLISFILSIVVWFAGLFITNIAVSVNEDASRTIKSHFKEAGSGFKNGNRTFFRFFIGILLLNLIFIILNEPINFLIQQSLAHMSQNLAYYLMMALNVVFLLLRYVVYLLIIGTAIQYFVHRGRKEEHV; encoded by the coding sequence TTGTTTACATTTACGAAACTATTTTGGCACAATACGCAAAATCAAAAACCTAAGTTATTCGGAATTGCTTTCATTGGTTTTGCTATATTATTATTACTGACAATATTAGCTATGTCTCCATACAATCTTTTATTACAAGTATGGCAAATGTCGATGTTGACAGGACAACAAAATTTAACAACCTTAATTTTAATGATGGTTGGTGCAATTATTTTAACGATTTGTTTATTCGCAATGCTGATTTTCCCATTTTTTGTCGGTGTCATTAGCGCCATTCATCATAGTATTTTAGATACAGCAAAAGCACGCTGGAAAGATTTATTTCGTGCATTCAGAAAAGGTGTTTGGGGCAAAACCGTGATTCTCGGTATTTTAACATTACTCTTCATCGTAGTAATGGCTATTATTTATGTTTTAGTGAATGCAGGGATGACATTTCTCATTCAACAGATTTTCAACTGGGTGAGTGGTACAGGACTTGGACAAGGCGTTTTACAATTCATCGTCAGCATCCTCATTGTACTGATTTCATTCATATTAAGTATCGTCGTTTGGTTTGCAGGTCTTTTCATTACAAACATCGCAGTATCGGTGAATGAAGACGCCTCAAGAACGATCAAATCACATTTTAAAGAAGCTGGGTCTGGCTTTAAAAATGGCAATCGAACATTTTTCCGCTTCTTTATCGGTATTTTATTATTGAACTTAATCTTTATTATTTTAAATGAGCCGATTAATTTCTTAATTCAACAAAGTTTGGCACATATGTCGCAAAACTTGGCTTATTATTTAATGATGGCTTTAAACGTTGTCTTTTTATTGCTTCGTTATGTTGTTTATTTATTAATTATTGGAACGGCTATACAATATTTTGTGCACCGTGGACGTAAAGAAGAACACGTTTAA
- a CDS encoding HAD family hydrolase, which yields MQNVKAIFLDMDGTILRSNNRASEETAQILNQLREQGYKVFLATGRAYEEIHLLIPDDLTFDGVISSNGTLGHIGETVLFEHDLSVEAVNSIVTAAQQDGIYYEVFPFSEPRFALEQDKAWMLKMIDGDKPEAVHQSEWLSRHEAIDGKLTWRTDIPSDMGYSKIYLFHPELAHIQQFREKMMAQSEEWNIEVSNSTPNNVETMAYQINKGTGIEEMCAHYNIAISDTLVIGDSDNDRTMFEKGAVTVAMANAASHIKAMTDYETDDDNNAEGAAQFLKKHLLN from the coding sequence ATGCAAAACGTGAAAGCGATCTTTTTAGATATGGATGGCACGATTCTCCGTAGTAACAACAGAGCTTCTGAGGAAACAGCACAGATTTTGAACCAATTACGCGAACAAGGGTATAAAGTGTTTTTGGCGACAGGACGTGCGTATGAAGAAATTCACTTACTCATTCCAGATGATTTAACGTTTGACGGCGTTATTTCTTCCAATGGGACACTTGGACATATTGGAGAAACAGTGCTGTTTGAACATGATTTAAGTGTTGAAGCGGTGAACAGTATTGTCACAGCTGCGCAACAAGACGGGATTTATTACGAAGTGTTCCCGTTTAGTGAACCGCGATTTGCTTTAGAACAAGACAAAGCGTGGATGCTGAAAATGATAGACGGTGACAAACCAGAAGCTGTGCATCAAAGTGAGTGGCTTTCTCGACATGAAGCGATTGATGGCAAGTTAACATGGAGGACTGATATTCCATCTGATATGGGATATTCAAAGATTTATTTATTCCATCCTGAATTAGCACACATTCAACAATTTCGCGAAAAAATGATGGCACAATCAGAAGAATGGAATATTGAAGTGTCGAATTCTACACCGAATAATGTTGAAACGATGGCATATCAAATCAACAAAGGGACAGGTATTGAAGAAATGTGTGCGCATTACAATATCGCAATATCGGATACGTTAGTCATTGGAGATAGCGATAACGATCGGACGATGTTTGAAAAAGGTGCTGTAACTGTTGCGATGGCTAACGCCGCATCACATATTAAAGCAATGACAGATTATGAAACTGATGACGATAATAATGCAGAAGGGGCAGCGCAATTTCTTAAAAAGCATTTATTGAATTAA